TGCCCACGACGAGAACGTGGCCTGCTGGTTCTCCGCCGCAGACGGGGGAGCGACCACCCTCACCGGCCTCCTTGGAGCCGCTGCTACGCCTTCATCGTCCGGAGAGGATAGTAAGAACCGCAGCAGCACTTGTACTACAACTACAAATGCTACGCTGTCGCCGTCGTCGGCCTCGCTAACGTACGCCTACGGAGGGAGACAAGATAGTGAGGAGGTGGCCCTGGTACGGACGGCTATGAGGAGGAATAAAGAGAGGGAGCCGAGTGAAGAGAGGTGGGTCCGATACTCGGAGGTAGTTGAGCGGCGAGATGATCAGGAAGTGAGTAGCTGCTCTGCCGCCATAGCCGGCGCTGATCTGGGGTGTTGGAGAAATCGAGGCTTGTCGTTGAAGCTGAATTATCAAGAGATCTTGAATGCATGGTCCGATAAAGCTCCGCTTTACGTACATGCAGCACAGGATTCCCCGCAAACGGTCCCTGATATCCATGATCATGATCGTTTCCTCCCTCCTCAACTTTCCAATGTAAGATCTTATTCTACCCTATCCTccttgcccttttttttttctttctttatttcctTTCAAATTACTGACCAATTTAGTAGTAATAGGATGTTCTCCCTGAACTTTGGAGAGCTGAAGAAAACTGCTAGTACGCCAGAGTGGTTTATcaataatataattaataattacCTAACCACTCTTCTGATAGTACTAATTCAATTGGTC
This portion of the Coffea eugenioides isolate CCC68of chromosome 11, Ceug_1.0, whole genome shotgun sequence genome encodes:
- the LOC113751203 gene encoding uncharacterized protein LOC113751203 isoform X2; its protein translation is MVLNSRKEKVRASSTRMRNQDTPCGGGGGGGGTGGRTRTTTTTTARTKTASSSSIIKKITRKSRRKPGGRIRKPKYLSLRLQFSCDEKAQDQSSDTPAGGHPQLNLFPLHPENLVEDKDAHDENVACWFSAADGGATTLTGLLGAAATPSSSGEDSKNRSSTCTTTTNATLSPSSASLTYAYGGRQDSEEVALVRTAMRRNKEREPSEERWVRYSEVVERRDDQEVSSCSAAIAGADLGCWRNRGLSLKLNYQEILNAWSDKAPLYVHAAQDSPQTVPDIHDHDRFLPPQLSNSMCHLDMAFITRESGATVNCSC